In the Primulina eburnea isolate SZY01 unplaced genomic scaffold, ASM2296580v1 ctg739_ERROPOS11973397, whole genome shotgun sequence genome, one interval contains:
- the LOC140821898 gene encoding probable carboxylesterase 9: protein MSRFDPYEHVNVSLNPDGSLTRYMKLPTSPPTGEVPQIPGTPVLSKDVTLDADKKTWMRIYRPAKLPSNDNTVVRLPIILFFHAGGWIQMSLANTILHEMSNKISSDVPAILVAVDFRLAPENRLPAQYEDAIDAVHWVRNQLADSDGDRWIRDYGDSSRCYLYGSSCGANIAFNAAMRIHDLNLAPLTVVGIILNQPFFGGKARTRSELKQATDQYFPLPVIDTLWELALPPGTDRDHRFCNPFEDIQVKEKLKSVGRCLVIGFGGDPLIDRQQKFVQMLVEQGVMVEARFDDVGFHGIDMIDTRRANAIVNFIKEFV, encoded by the coding sequence ATGTCCAGATTTGATCCCTACGAACATGTAAACGTATCCCTCAATCCAGATGGCTCACTCACTCGCTACATGAAGCTCCCCACCTCCCCGCCCACCGGCGAAGTCCCCCAAATCCCTGGCACGCCGGTGCTCAGTAAAGATGTCACTCTCGACGCCGACAAGAAAACCTGGATGCGAATTTACCGACCCGCCAAACTCCCATCCAACGACAACACCGTCGTCCGTCTCCCCATCATCTTGTTCTTCCATGCCGGCGGCTGGATCCAGATGAGCCTCGCCAACACCATTCTCCATGAGATGAGCAACAAGATCTCCAGCGACGTACCCGCCATCCTCGTCGCCGTGGACTTCCGTCTCGCGCCGGAGAATCGCCTCCCCGCTCAGTACGAAGACGCGATCGACGCCGTACACTGGGTGAGAAACCAGCTGGCGGACAGTGATGGCGATCGGTGGATAAGGGACTACGGCGACTCCTCGAGATGCTACCTCTACGGTTCGAGCTGTGGCGCCAACATCGCGTTCAATGCCGCGATGCGGATACATGATCTCAACCTCGCCCCGCTGACTGTCGTCGGGATCATACTGAACCAGCCGTTCTTCGGTGGGAAGGCGCGGACGAGGAGTGAGCTGAAGCAAGCGACTGATCAGTACTTTCCATTGCCAGTGATCGATACGTTGTGGGAGCTTGCGCTGCCTCCAGGGACAGATCGCGACCACCGGTTCTGCAATCCTTTCGAGGATATTCAAGTGAAGGAGAAGCTTAAATCTGTGGGGAGGTGCCTGGTCATAGGGTTCGGCGGCGATCCATTAATCGATCGACAGCAGAAGTTCGTGCAGATGCTAGTGGAGCAGGGTGTGATGGTGGAGGCGCGTTTCGACGACGTCGGATTCCACGGGATTGATATGATCGACACGCGCCGGGCTAACGCCATTGTTAATTTTATAAAAGAGTTTGTTTGA
- the LOC140821762 gene encoding UTP:RNA uridylyltransferase 1-like — translation MNGGDAPPAQPVNGGEFLLQLLRKPSNSRPPIHVFPQSSQAFSLDPAVASVGSTIPDFAMPQLPYQSKGGDLPYRPWGNNPPPSPFAPHNFFPQNPNANTVLNPDFMSPPRRHNHSTDQYGVQLNRSSHGEDMRKSGFSVGNSKPTPAYQPEQNLIFGSVDHHMLRSGASLGGDAMNESFGQRGKLGNSYLMEGFGMDRRSNDFIGNSAEVNGMTRGNSNGRRAFENERRVNGNNRVKQSYNGNYRAMAPQPQGFSSKMQDPRNEEYGNRRTLNHSGVKGKASLGGFSGTDKCSNQLDSPGLPAGSNFHSVSVSDIEGSMMGLHEDDQEESRNSGWVNMSKDQRGSEMDDLEDQLVSSLGLGDESDEKSDKATFVRDKDYRSDKRGQWIMGQRMRNQKRLTPCRSDINRLNVPFIARYESLIPSEEEKVKQKQLLTVLENLVIKEWPEARLYLYGSCANSFGFSKSDLDICLAMEDENADKCEILLKLADILKSDNFQNVQALTRARVPIVKLMDPDTGISCDICVNNVLAVVNTKLLRDYAHIDGRLRQLAFIVKHWAKSRAVNETYQGTLSSYAYVLMCIHFLQQRRPAILPCLQAMDVTYSATVNNVEYAYFDKVEKLSNFGAQNGESIAQLVWAFFFYWAYCHDYANDVISIRMGCTLSKRAKDWTRRVGNDRHLICIEDPFEVSHDLGRVVDKYSIRVLREEFERAAQIMQYDSNPCVTLFEPYVPN, via the exons ATGAACGGAGGCGATGCGCCGCCGGCTCAGCCCGTGAATGGCGGCGAGTTTCTCCTCCAACTCCTCCGTAAGCCATCGAATTCTCGCCCGCCAATTCACGTGTTTCCGCAGTCCTCACAAGCCTTCTCGCTTGACCCGGCTGTCGCGTCGGTGGGTTCTACGATACCGGATTTTGCCATGCCTCAGCTGCCGTATCAATCCAAGGGTGGAGATTTACCTTATCGTCCATGGGGTAACAATCCACCACCATCACCTTTCGCTCCACACAATTTCTTCCCACAAAACCCTAACGCAAACACTGTTTTAAACCCTGATTTTATGTCTCCACCTCGGAGACACAATCACTCTACGGATCAATACGGTGTACAATTGAATCGTTCATCGCACGGTGAGGATATGAGAAAATCAGGGTTTAGTGTTGGCAATTCGAAACCTACCCCAGCTTATCAGCCAGagcaaaatttaatttttgggtCGGTAGATCACCATATGCTACGCAGTGGTGCCAGTTTAGGAGGGGATGCTATGAATGAAAGCTTTGGCCAAAGGGGAAAACTTGGAAACTCATATCTGATGGAGGGTTTTGGGATGGATAGAAGATCAAATGATTTTATTGGAAATTCAGCCGAAGTCAATGGAATGACTCGTGGAAATTCTAATGGACGGAGGGCTTTCGAGAACGAAAGAAGAGTTAATGGTAATAACCGGGTGAAGCAAAGTTATAATGGAAACTATAGGGCCATGGCACCACAGCCGCAAGGATTTTCAAGTAAGATGCAGGATCCGAGAAACGAGGAGTATGGAAATAGGAGGACTTTAAACCATAGTGGGGTCAAGGGTAAGGCCAGTTTGGGTGGTTTTAGTGGGACTGATAAATGTAGCAATCAACTTGATTCCCCCGGATTGCCGGCGGGTAGCAATTTTCACTCTGTTTCAGTTTCTGATATCGAGGGGTCAATGATGGGGCTTCATGAAGATGATCAGGAAGAATCGAGGAACAGTGGGTGGGTTAACATGAGTAAGGATCAGAGGGGGAGTGAGATGGATGATTTGGAGGATCAGCTTGTAAGTTCTCTGGGACTCGGGGATGAGTCTGATGAGAAGAGTGATAAAGCAACTTTTGTCCGTGACAAG GATTATAGATCTGACAAGAGAGGACAGTGGATTATGGGTCAGAGAATGAGAAATCAGAAAAGGCTGACACCATGTCGAAGTGACATAAACAGGCTGAATGTGCCATTTATAGCTCGTTATGAATCTTTAATCCCATCTGAGGAAGAAAAGGTTAAACAAAAACAATTGTTGACAGTATTGGAGAACCTTGTTATTAAGGAATGGCCTGAGGCTCGATTATATCTTTATGGATCATGTGCCAACTCATTTGGATTTTCAAAAAGCGATCTTGATATTTGCCTTGCAATGGAAGATGAGAATGCTGACAAATGTGAGATCTTGTTAAAATTGGCTGATATTTTGAAGTCCGACAATTTTCAGAATGTACAG GCCCTTACCCGTGCTAGAGTCCCTATAGTTAAGCTGATGGATCCAGACACTGGTATTTCATGTGACATTTGTGTGAACAACGTTCTGGCAGTTGTTAATACAAAGCTGCTTCGAGATTATGCTCACATAGATGGTAGACTCCGACAGCTGGCTTTCATTGTGAAACATTGGGCTAAATCACGTGCTGTCAATGAAACATACCAAGGAACGTTGTCGAGTTATGC GTATGTGTTGATGTGCATTCATTTCTTACAACAGCGAAGGCCTGCCATCCTCCCATGCTTGCAG GCGATGGATGTTACTTATTCTGCCACTGTAAACAATGTTGAATATGCTTACTTTGATAAAGTGGAAAAGCTTTCCAATTTCGGGGCCCAGAATGGAGAAAGTATTGCTCAGTTGGTGTGGGCTTTTTTCTTTTACTGGGCGTATTgccatgattatgcaaatgatGTTATATCAATTCGCATGGGATGCACTCTGAG CAAGAGAGCTAAAGACTGGACTAGAAGGGTCGGTAATGACCGCCACCTGATATGTATCGAGGATCCATTCGAGGTATCCCATGATCTTGGTAGAGTTGTGGACAAGTACAGTATTAGAGTCCTGCGAGAAGAGTTCGAACGAGCTGCACAAATAATGCAGTATGATTCCAATCCATGTGTGACTTTGTTTGAGCCCTATGTTCCTAACTGA
- the LOC140821906 gene encoding LOW QUALITY PROTEIN: peptidyl-prolyl cis-trans isomerase FKBP43-like (The sequence of the model RefSeq protein was modified relative to this genomic sequence to represent the inferred CDS: deleted 1 base in 1 codon), translating to MAFWGVEVKPGKPVTHSCEKARGRLRISQATLGISDATKKSLVQCNVGNRSPVLLCALLPNSTESCHLDVEFEEADDVVFSVIGPRSVYLTGYYVQRSLQSNTHSDTESYGVDIENSHTEGSSHDSADDRYEDSFIDDDELQVSPPSPVSSEKGTDEARLGDDRMHVGKGRQKNRKKKYQVIESDSEDDNGYLLSVFKNKRSPETTMSKDGKKSAQVTEQTGSRSDGGICDSESPGKGNPSDVNVEQERLSGAKLPFLHKGTEQKNKKLEIVKELETHNKVLSNNEKALTDRNCLGNKVEVNIIDQNLPMRHGDDQMQSLDVAKAKKKRKEKVGEVGDPKNLMEMGANWSATNGAENDQKSKKRKKGVQLERTCEGTDSECHSIPKHDEFKQGLLNADSVSNELLEANGKHQEPKNDNIITTNSELLASDQKTNKKVRKKKQKKSEGDGSSDVFMPKMTDNKENSAMKYEHQTANAPIQERALSNGLIIEEVTHGPPDGKVAAPGKKVKIYYTAMLKESGHIFDSNVGKPACKFLLGDKEVIGGWNLGIDGMRVGDKRRLVIPPSMGYGKHGAGENVPPNSWLVYEVELASVRG from the exons ATGGCCTTCTGGG GTGTTGAAGTAAAACCTGGAAAGCCAGTTACTCATTCTTGTGAAAAGGCTAGAGGAAGGCTTCGAATTTCGCAG GCTACTTTGGGAATCAGTGATGCAACAAAGAAGAGCTTAGTACAGTGTAATGTGGGTAACAGAAGTCCGGTTTTGCTCTGCGCCTTGCTGCCCAATAGTACAGAGTCATGCCACTTGGATGTGGAATTTGAGGAGGCAGATGATGTAGTTTTTTCTGTTATTGGCCCGCGAAGTGTGTATCTTACTGGTTATTATGTCCAACGAAGTCTGCAGTCAAATACTCACAGTGATAC AGAATCATACGGAGTGGATATAGAAAACTCTCATACGGAGGGATCTAGTCATGATAGTGCCGATGATAGGTATGAGGACAGTTTTATTGATGATGACGAATTACAAGTTTCCCCACCATCCCCTGTTTCAAGCGAGAAAG GAACAGACGAGGCTAGACTGGGCGATGATAGAATGCATGTTGGAAAGGGACGTCAAAAAAATCGCAAGAAGAAATACCAAGTGATTGAGTCGGATAGTGAAGATGACAACGGGTACCTTTTATCTGTATTTAAGAACAAAAGATCTCCAGAGACAACCATGTCAAAGGATGGAAAAAAGAGTGCCCAGGTTACAGAACAAACTGGTAGCAGGTCCGATGGTGGAATCTGTGACAGCGAATCACCAGGAAAGGGCAATCCTTCAGATGTGAATGTTGAACAAGAAAG ACTAAGCGGGGCAAAGCTGCCATTCCTTCATAAAGGGACCgagcaaaagaataaaaaactaGAAATTGTAAAGGAATTGGAGACTCATAACAAAGTTCTTTCCAACAATGAAAAGGCCTTGACTGATAGGAACTGTCTTGGAAATAAGGTAGAGGTTAACATCATCGACCAAAATCTGCCTATGAGACACGGGGACGATCAGATGCAATCCCTTGACGT TGCAAAAgcaaaaaagaagagaaaagagAAGGTTGGTGAAGTTGGGGACCCAAAAAATTT GATGGAGATGGGAGCTAATTGGTCCGCAACAAATGGAGCAGAAAATGATCAGAAATCAAAGAAGAGAAAGAAAGGTGTACAGCTAGAAAGGACATGTGAAGGAACTGATTCAGAATGTCATAGTATTCCTAAACATGATGAATTCAAGCAGGGTTTATTAAATGCTGACAGTGTGTCAAATGAACTGTTGGAAGCAAATGGGAAACACCAGGAACCAAAAAATGACAA CATCATCACCACAAACTCTGAATTACTAGCTAGTGATCAAAAGACCAATAAAAAAGTTAGAAAGAAGAAGCAGAAGAAAAGTGAAGGGGATGGAAGCTCGGATGTCTTCATGCCCAAAATGACAGATAATAAAGAGAACAGTGCCATGAAATATGAGCATCAGACTGCAAATGCACCAATTCAAGAAAGGGCTTTATCAAATGGATTGATTATTGAAGAAGTGACCCATGGACCACCTGATGGAAAAGTTGCTGCTCCTGGGAAAAAG GTCAAAATTTATTACACAGCTATGTTAAAGGAGAGCGGGCACATCTTTGACTCAAATGTTGGTAAACCTGCATGCAAATTTTTGTTAG GTGATAAAGAAGTTATTGGAGGATGGAACTTGGGCATTGATG GTATGCGTGTTGGGGATAAAAGGAGACTC GTCATCCCACCATCGATGGG TTATGGAAAGCATGGAGCTGGAGAAAATGTACCTCCAAATTCATGGCTTGTATATGAAGTTGAGTTGGCGAGTGTACGTGGATAA